One window of the Podospora pseudocomata strain CBS 415.72m chromosome 7, whole genome shotgun sequence genome contains the following:
- a CDS encoding hypothetical protein (EggNog:ENOG503Q4G4; COG:S), with protein MASKSRGAVDAFVDYLAALQQIPPSTVGEWRSETGTLPSMSTTSFRFSQKRGLLSYAVEYGDVALCHLVGRILGHEEINKRDQEGRTPLWYAALGVHSDVVKVLCQEGADPNIVGKNDISPLLSADNNGHLKVVECLYRKGANIEASSDFGTTPISCASKAGHVDIVKFLCEKGADINKPDSTKRRPISYASEGGHTAIVSFLVREGADLNAKDAYQNIPAVYAVKKGHVDCLKILVSSDFDFEAKNKWGETMLMMAVKGGHQKMVEWLLEHGASAINLRDERGRTPFSYAVASYKGQDVVKFLLSTGKVEIDSKDDDGRTPLSYAVARSDNHAMVKLLLDTGKVEVDSKDNDGRTPLSYAVARSDDHATVKLLLDTGKVEVDSKDNDGRTPLSYAVARSDNHATVKLLLDTGKVEVDSKDNDGRTPLSYAVARSRNELNLKLLLGTGNVDINSKDDGGRSPLSWAAGNGPYHSVKELLLVGTVDVDARDLQGRTPLVHALDYLLPNVSDRFDRRRGFHIITAFLKTGRVNVDLTDNRDRTALDIAAAIDGKGTSYEGRYRWWRKGNSVVKMLQEYKEGRFSGLPNPELLY; from the coding sequence ATGGCATCCAAGAGTCGGGGTGCAGTTGATGCCTTCGTGGATTATTTAGCGGCCCTTCAGCAGATTCCGCCATCGACTGTTGGTGAATGGAGGTCAGAAACCGGAACACTCCCGTCAATGTCCACTACTAGCTTTCGGTTTTCGCAGAAAAGGGGTCTTTTATCATATGCTGTGGAATATGGGGACGTGGCACTTTGCCATCTTGTTGGCAGGATTCTTGGCCACGAGGAGATCAACAAGCGCGACCAGGAGGGAAGAACGCCTCTATGGTATGCCGCTCTGGGGGTACACAGCGATGTTGTGAAGGTTCTctgtcaagaaggagcagacCCCAACATTGTTGGAAAGAACGATATCTCGCCTCTTTTATCTGCAGACAACAACGGACATCTGAAGGTTGTGGAATGCCTCTATCGGAAAGGTGCCAACATTGAAGCAAGTTCTGATTTTGGCACAACGCCTATCTCATGTGCATCTAAGGCAGGGCATGTCGACATTGTGAAGTTCCTCTGTGAGAAGGGTGCAGATATCAACAAACCCGACAGCACAAAGAGAAGGCCTATTTCATACGCGTCTGAAGGAGGCCACACGGCTATTGTGTCATTTCTTGTTCGAGAAGGGGCTGACTTAAATGCCAAGGATGCCTATCAGAACATACCTGCAGTGTACGCTGTCAAGAAGGGCCATGTGGATTGTCTCAAGATTCTTGTTAGCAGCGACTTCGATTTTGAAGCGAAGAATAAGTGGGGAGAaacgatgctgatgatggcggtTAAAGGGGGTCACCAGAAGATGGTTGAGTGGCTTCTTGAGCATGGAGCCAGTGCCATCAATCTTCGAGATGAAAGAGGGCGGACGCCTTTTAGCTACGCTGTTGCTTCTTATAAAGGTCAGGACGTGGTGAAGTTTCTGCTCTCTACAGGAAAGGTTGAGATTGACTCTAAGGATGACGATGGCCGCACGCCACTTAGCTATGCTGTTGCCCGTTCGGATAATCACGCTATGGTGAAGCTACTACTCGACACCGGgaaggtcgaggttgactCTAAGGACAATGATGGCCGCACGCCACTTAGCTATGCTGTTGCCCGTTCGGATGATCACGCTACGGTGAAGCTACTACTCGACACCGGgaaggtcgaggttgactCTAAGGACAATGATGGCCGCACGCCACTTAGCTATGCTGTTGCCCGTTCGGATAATCACGCTACGGTGAAGCTACTACTCGACACCGGgaaggtcgaggttgactCTAAGGACAATGATGGCCGCACGCCACTTAGCTATGCTGTTGCCCGTTCGAGAAATGAGCTCAACTTAAAACTTCTCCTAGGGACTGGGAATGTTGACATAAATTCCAAAGACGATGGTGGGCGGTCGCCATTGAGTTGGGCGGCGGGGAACGGGCCTTATCACTCTGTAAAAGAGCTTCTTTTGGTTGGCACAGTGGATGTGGACGCAAGGGATTTGCAAGGCCGTACACCACTTGTACACGCCTTGGATTATCTACTACCGAATGTATCGGATAGGTTCgacaggaggagaggatttCACATCATCACTGCCTTCCTCAAGACTGGTAGAGTCAACGTTGATCTGACAGATAACCGGGACCGCACAGCGCTTGATATCGCCGCCGCGATTGACGGAAAGGGCACAAGCTATGAAGGGAGATATCGCTGGTGGAGAAAAGGAAACAGTGTCGTTAAAATGTTGCAAGAGTATAAAGAAGGAAGGTTCAGCGGTCTGCCAAATCCGGAGCTGCTTTACTGA
- a CDS encoding hypothetical protein (COG:S; EggNog:ENOG503Q49T), whose amino-acid sequence MRPLPGDDAFGGRPRTSTMAGGDSDTPAFLNMSSAAAAAAAPQMTYFFADEASIGDSSNARPPASFHHHHHHHHSRSKDSKRFPSLDHPDHYSHHIPKQYPPRSSPAVQYEDRDVSGGRAISSSSNSKGKAVVAAADNTAVDSKPNDSDDLATPMPVTSGNFPKLSSPRPPPPLSTTSNSRPTTPFLSAGPASTLGSISSRRNSLSLSSAPSVIGTDYDDHLYPDEDEQQLQETEIMESSGSVPQLVMPSIQMPSRRPFTEQGKQMGRLKVLIAGDSGVGKTSLIKAVVQSCESVVHVDSIVAGEGNGMLRSLPVGGRRGKGKGSGETREITEVWASTKPYPEWWSEVEAGGGGLGRRKSLGDEVLDRNVCFVDTMGYGFGSSSMDTITPVTEYIHGHLQRISSGSLSDGDVLSMLGGEGGVQVDVVFYMVSNRLRPVDIHYLQQLSPLTNIIILLAQTDLMSADQVAASKEQIYSQLKEANIRLFSFNTTSFNSDKQGVYATSSANGSDHDNMDASLLMSPDYVQPLFPTELATLVEQVFNKDGISRLRHAAARKYIQWRKTQSPSPPSLSQRSLRMSNSFSQNSVSGSQMLNPLGSPPSYALARITDHTQREERLAQVRFANWAADLQKSIANERAQYLALARGDRALWLTERLNECIQEGSLVPVNSRQHTHRHRGRSGSDGLESQRYNNVRRQQQVRQVHRESNLRKEPEGKQQQQQQQNSDHDPLGLLEVAADLRRKGVVVLEVLGSIGVLGGVVVWVVDRWVHVQAIGWVLGEWERWWEGR is encoded by the exons ATGCGTCCACTCCCCGGTGATGACGCCTTTGGTGGGCGTCCTCGGACCTCGACCATGGCGGGCGGCGACAGCGACACACCCGCCTTTTTGAACAtgtcttctgctgctgccgctgctgctgctccgcaAATGACTTATTTCTTTGCTGATGAAGCTTCCATTGGGGATTCTTCGAATGCGAGACCACCTGCTTcgtttcatcatcatcatcatcatcatcatagtAGGTCGAAGGATAGCAAGAGGTTCCCTTCGCTGGATCATCCTGATCATTATTCGCATCATATTCCCAAACAATATCCGCCACGCAGCTCACCAGCTGTTCAGTACGAAGACCGCGACGTCAGCGGCGGTAGAGCGAtaagctcaagctcaaacTCCAAAGGCAAAGctgtggtggctgctgctgataaCACTGCTGTCGATTCCAAACCTAATGACAGCGATGACCTGGCCACGCCTATGCCAGTGACCTCGGGCAATTTCCCAAAGTTATCATCACCCcgtcctccaccgccgttATCGACTACTTCCAACTCCCGCCCTACCACCCCGTTTCTGTCCGCCGGTCCAGCTTCAACACTGGGAAGTATCTCCTCTCGACGAAACTCATTGTCGTTATCCTCCGCCCCGTCTGTTATCGGAACCGACTACGACGATCATTTATACCccgacgaagacgagcaACAATTGCAAGAGACAGAAATCATGGAAAGCAGCGGGAGTGTGCCGCAGCTGGTTATGCCCAGTATCCAGATGCCTTCTCGACGGCCGTTTACCGAACAGGGGAAACAGATGGGTAGATTGAAGGTGTTGATTGCGGGGGATAGTGGTGTGGGAAAGACTAGTTTGATCAAGGCTGTGGTGCAGAGCTGTGAGAGTGTTGTGCATGTTGATTCGATTGTTGCTGGAGAAGGGAATGGGATGTTGAGGAGTTTGCCTGTGGGAggcaggagggggaaggggaaggggagtggggagacgagggagatTACCGAGGTTTGGGCTAGTACGAAGCCTTATCCTGAGTGGTGGAGTGAGGTagaggcgggtggtggtgggttggggaggaggaagagtttgGGGGATGAAGTGCTGGATAGGaatgtttgttttgttgatACGATGGGGTATGGGTTTGGGAGTTCG TCTATGGATACTATTACGCCGGTGACGGAGTATATTCACGGTCATCTTCAGCGAATTAGTAGTGGTTCGTtgagtgatggggatgtgtTGAGCATGctgggtggggaggggggtgtgcAGGTTGATGTGGTGTTTTATATGGTGTCGAACC GCCTCCGCCCTGTTGATATTCATTACTTACAACAGCTCTCACCCTTGACCAACATCATTATCCTGTTGGCGCAAACTGACCTTATGTCTGCGGACCAGGTTGCCGCAAGCAAGGAGCAAATCTACAGCCAGCTGAAAGAGGCCAATATCCGCCTCTTCTCTTTCAACACAACCTCTTTCAATTCCGATAAGCAAGGGGTATACGCCACATCCAGTGCCAACGGCTCAGACCACGACAACATGGACGCAAGCCTGCTCATGTCTCCCGACTACGTCCAACCACTCTTCCCAACTGAACTCGCCACCCTCGTCGAGCAAGTCTTCAACAAAGATGGCATCTCCCGCCTCCGTCACGCAGCCGCCCGTAAATACATCCAATGGCGAAAGACCCAgtccccaagcccaccatCGCTGTCACAGCGGTCCCTCCGCATGTCCAACTCCTTCAGCCAAAATTCTGTCTCTGGAAGCCAGATGCTCAACCCGCTTGGTAGCCCTCCATCGTACGCCCTAGCCAGAATCACAGACCACACCCAAAGAGAGGAACGCCTCGCCCAAGTCCGCTTTGCCAACTGGGCTGCTGACCTGCAGAAATCCATTGCCAACGAGAGGGCTCAGTATCTGGCCCTTGCCCGTGGTGACCGTGCCCTCTGGCTGACGGAACGGCTTAATGAGTGTATCCAAGAGGGGAGTCTAGTCCCAGTGAATAGTAGACAGCATacccaccgccaccgtggaaggagtgggagtgaTGGGTTAGAGTCACAGAGGTATAATAATGTGaggagacagcagcaagtGAGGCAGGTGCATAGGGAGAGTAATTTGAGGAAGGAACCAGaggggaagcagcagcagcagcagcagcaaaactCGGATCATGACccgttggggttgttggaagtGGCGGCTGacttgaggaggaagggggtggttgttttggaggtgttggggagtattggggttttgggcggggtggtggtttgggttgttgaTCGGTGGGTGCATGTGCAGGCTattgggtgggtgttgggggagtgggagaggtggtgggaggggaggtga
- a CDS encoding hypothetical protein (EggNog:ENOG503Q4G4; COG:S), producing MAAISRDKIPAIGLTVIYEPEGEANLDVVFVHGFTGHPVRTWTHNGGSERLDQASEPPPKARKVNIFSRPHEQKKSTPSSASVYWPQDLLPKNLPHARVATFGYDTNIRHRHVGPMLNKSTIYDMAKDFLYRLEALRRSNSSRPLLFIAHSLGGIMVKEALRQAYNNQNRHIQLRQTFDSTIGILFFGTPHGGADPRGLVVGIIERLAKGLGFEANQHVLNTLLPDSECRQLRDEFNPVLQDQNWIIYSFQEGLALSGLGQRVVENSSSCLNFPKTEMTISIGKDHREMCVYDPQYQKVAAALDRIAEQVSVSPSTSDVGLPASFPDEQEPPEAISLDHQSIQTLLDSLRFEQIDSRQESIRVAHKNTCVWVTKTREYKDWLDINKMEDHHGFLWMRGKAGSGKSTLIKSTLRSFQNSKSSKGTTVIHFFFNARGAELEKTTRGMYRALLVQLLEILQKKMPHFQRDVFRSAAIKTWNVREGREWSVAILEELFENAILSIGQEEVTCFIDALDECDDEQVEPMIRLFERIGEQVVSNGLRFRIFFSSRPYPDISLDTCLNLLLDGQEGHVRDIKTYIQKELRAGDQQTKDQLLLRASGIFMWTVLVVDILNKEKRKGTPNHLVTKKLKKIPGDLWELFKSILNRDQEDKDQLLLCIQLLLFTRKPLGPEEFYHALLAGIETDDDSVFEDNSEFDDYAVLGENSDSEHSPSFHVQSDPDKDSHSLDEGTSATGDALRATVPDIPRFIRSISKGLAEITQSKKAPVVQFIHESVRDFLLKEEKRGLRVVWPELGDDFEAQSHERLKQCCFQYYMRRDILTILSVGFDIALPKASAEEGRALRVKATETFPFLGYATLNVLWHAECAQITQVGAISQQGFLDKDFDLRI from the exons ATGGCTGCTATATCCAGAGACAAGATACCTGCTATTGGCCTGACCGTCATTTATGAGCCTGAGGGGGAGGCAAACTTGGA TGTAGTCTTCGTACATGGGTTTACGGGCCATCCAGTGCGGACATGGACTCACAACGGAGGATCTGAACGACTGGATCAGGCTTCTGAGCCACCACCCAAAGCCAGAAAAGTTAACATCTTCTCAAGGCCCCACGAACAAAAGAAATCGACTCCTTCTTCTGCCTCTGTATATTGGCCCCAAGACCTTCTTCCAAAGAACCTACCGCATGCCCGGGTCGCTACCTTCGGTTACGATACCAATATCAGACATAGACATGTCGGTCCAATGCTCAACAAAAGTACCATTTATGACATGGCGAAAGATTTCTTGTATCGACTCGAAGCCCTTCGCAGATCGAATAGCTCCAGGCCTCTCCTTTTCATCGCTCACAGCCTTGGCGGCATAATGGTCAAAGAGGCCTTGCGGCAAGCGTACAACAATCAGAATCGACATATTCAGCTTAGACAAACATTCGACTCGACCATTGGCATACTCTTCTTTGGGACACCTCACGGAGGCGCTGATCCACGTGGACTTGTCGTGGGAATTATCGAGAGACTTGCCAAAGGATTGGGATTCGAGGCTAACCAGCATGTTCTCAACACTTTGCTGCCGGATTCGGAGTGTAGGCAGCTGAGGGACGAGTTCAATCCGGTCCTTCAAGATCAAAACTGGATCATCTATTCGTTTCAAGAAGGGCTTGCACTGTCGGGTCTTGGACAAAGGGTCGTGGAAAATAGTTCGTCATGCCTGAACTTCCCGAAGACTGAGATGACCATCTCAATTGGGAAGGACCACCGTGAAATGTG CGTCTATGACCCCCAGTATCAAAAGGTGGCAGCAGCTCTGGATCGTATTGCGGAACAAGTCTCGGTGTCCCCATCAACATCTGACGTGGGATTGCCCGCCTCATTTCCTGATGAGCAAGAACCCCCGGAGGCGATTTCGCTGGACCACCAGAGCATTCAAACACTGCTGGATTCGTTGAGATTTGAGCAGATCGACTCACGGCAGGAAAGCATTCGGGTGGCGCACAAAAACACTTGCGTCTGGGTAACGAAAACACGAGAATACAAAGACTGGCTTGACAtcaacaagatggaggaTCATCACGGCTTCCTTTGGATGAGAGGAAAAGCAGGAAGTGGAAAGTCAACTTTGATCAAATCGACCCTCAGAAGCTTTCAAAACTCCAAGAGCAGCAAGGGTACTACGGTCAtccacttcttcttcaacgcGCGGGGtgctgagctggagaagaccACAAGAGGGATGTACCGGGCACTTCTCGTTCAACTACTGGAGATACTGCAGAAGAAAATGCCCCATTTTCAAAGGGATGTCTTCAGGTCGGCTGCTATCAAAACTTGGAATGTAAGAGAAGGTCGCGAGTGGTCCGTCGCAATTCTGGAAGAGCTTTTCGAAAACGCCATTTTGTCTATTGGTCAGGAAGAAGTGACATGCTTCATCGACGCGCTGGACGAATGTGATGACGAGCAGGTTGAGCCGATGATTCGACTTTTTGAGAGAATCGGCGAACAAGTTGTCTCCAATGGCCTGCGCTTTCGTATCTTCTTTTCTAGTCGACCTTATCCAGATATCTCACTGGACACCTGTCTCAACCTCTTGCTTGACGGCCAGGAGGGGCATGTCAGGGATATCAAGACTTATATTCAGAAGGAATTGAGGGCTGGTGATCAGCAGACTAAGGATCAATTACTGTTGAGGGCATCAGGGATTTTCATGTGGACTGTCCTGGTCGTGGACATCTTGAATAAGGAGAAGCGCAAAGGGACACCCAATCACTTAGTCACCaaaaaactcaaaaagaTCCCGGGCGATCTATGGGAGCTGTTCAAAAGCATTTTGAACCGAGACCAGGAGGACAAAGACCAGCTCCTGCTTTGTATCCAGTTGCTATTGTTCACGCGAAAACCGTTGGGTCCGGAGGAGTTTTACCATGCTCTTCTTGCCGGGATTGAGACTGACGACGATTCAGTGTTTGAGGACAACTCAGAGTTCGACGACTACGCAGTGCTCGGGGAGAACTCTGATTCTGAGCACAGTCCAAGTTTTCATGTTCAATCAGATCCAGACAAGGATTCACATTCCCTAGATGAAGGCACTTCTGCGACCGGGGATGCTTTGAGAGCCACAGTTCCTGATATCCCTAGATTCATTCGGAGTATTTCCAAGGGCCTTGCTGAGATCACACAGTCGAAGAAAGCCCCAGTTGTGCAGTTCATCCATGAATCGGTGCGAGATTTTCTTctgaaagaagaaaaaagggggttgcgAGTGGTTTGGCCCGAGCTTGGCGACGATTTTGAGGCGCAAAGCCATGAGAGATTGAAGCAATGCTGTTTCCAGTACTATATGCGGAGGGACATTCTGACCATCCTCAGCGTTGGTTTCGACATTGCACTTCCCAAAGCTTCAGCTGAGGAAGGCCGTGCCCTCCGCGTGAAGGCTACAGAGACCTTTCCATTTCTAGGTTATGCTACCCTAAACGTCCTCTGGCATGCTGAATGTGCACAAATTACTCAAGTTGGCGCTATTTCGCAACAAGGGTTCCTCGATAAAGACTTCGACTTACGGATATAG
- a CDS encoding hypothetical protein (EggNog:ENOG503P2IJ) encodes MSTTTQTHSQKLQAASQSIYPASPSPYHLRKSPTMSIAQTYFLAHKARAKLSSEAARPDHNLRLLVGHANLLDSLMLDLADAEREQESWFNQSVRGATQSPPPSTNNRHIQWADHMEEPQHDWRAEDADSDSDDSDCSYDEDEDDLDSDEDVEMADAVVALRRIPSHASMLPPKGYNYRDEEEEDYDMEDDDEDYTQLALQRTSSHSAPSSPPELLDDSDSTTDDESSMPPSPPTTTLPAFDDKKSTTIQSATGHGDKDAFYEEGFYLPPRNPARISIY; translated from the coding sequence ATGTccacaacaacccaaacacACTCTCAAAAGCTCCAGGCAGCTTCGCAATCAATCTACCCagcttcaccatcaccatacCACCTCAGAAAGAGTCCCACCATGTCGATTGCCCAGACGTActtcctcgcccacaagGCAAGGGCCAAGCTCTCCTCGGAAGCCGCCCGCCCTGATCACAACCTCCGCCTGCTCGTCGGACACGCCAACCTGCTCGACTCCCTCATGCTAGATCTCGCCGACGCCGAGAGGGAACAAGAATCGTGGTTCAACCAATCCGTCCGTGGCGCCACCCagagcccaccaccatccaccaacaaccgccaCATCCAATGGGCCGACCACATGGAAGAGCCCCAGCACGACTGGAGAGCCGAGGACGCCGACTCTGATTCCGACGACTCGGACTGCAGctacgacgaggacgaggatgacctcGACTCGGACGAGGACGTTGAGATGGCCGACGCGGTCGTTGCCCTCAGGAGGATACCTTCCCACGCCAGCATGCTCCCACCAAAGGGCTACAACTAccgagacgaagaagaggaggactaCGACatggaagacgacgacgaggactaCACCCAGCTCGCCCTCCAGAGAACATCTTCTCACTCtgcaccatcctccccacccgaGCTCCTCGACGATTCCGactccaccaccgacgacgagtCGTCcatgccaccatcaccaccaaccactaCGCTACCCGCTTTtgacgacaagaagagcaCAACGATACAAAGTGCGACGGGGCACGGGGACAAGGACGCCTTTTATGAGGAAGGGTTCTATCTCCCGCCGAGAAACCCGGCGAGGATATCGATCTACTAG